Proteins from one Pyrobaculum neutrophilum V24Sta genomic window:
- a CDS encoding AAA family ATPase — MATYFSGVRVSVSNFGPVRRAELVAGDLTAVIGPNNVGKSWLASLIYAVHNLVFFHLPNFVKGALSEVGVRLCAGAGAECLRENLHEVEKVALERSKALAGEALKRELESVLGTSDFVTYGEEEAAVEASAPSLEVSFKALLPRGERPRVEVNIPSSLVKRAVEDVEWVAFSARGATLGFKGLLPMRRSVYIPAERIALLTAFYGVVEALVRLYGVSQLVREELPRQFFKPSLSLYAADVINLIRSGAVERVGGHFGDIGAALLDGDVAVEGGTMAVVYEHASGLRLPAALASSGVAQVAGLLLGLMVRRGDLAVVEEPEINLHANRQVQVAELLAREARRRPLFVTTHSDLVVMKLAHLYAKGEVESLRLYYLHDGELEDLPVDRSGGVPEIKSISSVIEELSGEALELYAKLQRGVR, encoded by the coding sequence GTGGCTACCTACTTCAGCGGGGTTAGGGTCTCTGTATCTAACTTTGGGCCAGTGAGGCGGGCCGAGTTGGTGGCGGGGGATCTCACCGCCGTCATAGGCCCGAACAACGTGGGGAAGTCGTGGCTGGCCTCCCTCATCTACGCGGTGCACAACCTCGTCTTCTTCCACCTGCCTAATTTTGTCAAGGGCGCCCTGTCTGAGGTGGGTGTGCGGCTGTGCGCAGGTGCCGGCGCCGAATGTCTCAGGGAGAATCTGCATGAGGTGGAGAAAGTCGCATTGGAGAGATCGAAGGCGTTAGCGGGTGAGGCCTTAAAGCGGGAGTTGGAGTCCGTGTTGGGGACGAGCGACTTTGTCACATACGGCGAAGAGGAGGCGGCTGTGGAGGCTAGTGCACCATCGCTGGAGGTCTCTTTTAAGGCGCTTCTTCCCAGGGGAGAAAGGCCTCGCGTTGAGGTAAACATACCCAGTAGTCTCGTAAAACGCGCTGTGGAGGACGTCGAGTGGGTGGCGTTCTCAGCCCGCGGGGCGACCCTCGGCTTTAAAGGGCTTCTCCCCATGCGGCGCTCCGTCTACATCCCCGCCGAGAGGATCGCTCTCCTCACGGCGTTCTACGGGGTTGTGGAGGCGTTGGTTAGGCTTTACGGGGTGAGCCAACTGGTTAGGGAGGAGCTTCCCAGGCAGTTTTTCAAGCCTTCTCTGTCGCTTTATGCGGCTGACGTGATAAACCTCATCAGGAGCGGCGCGGTGGAGAGAGTGGGCGGGCACTTTGGCGACATTGGGGCCGCGCTTCTCGACGGCGATGTGGCCGTGGAGGGGGGGACTATGGCGGTGGTGTATGAACACGCGAGCGGGCTGAGGCTGCCGGCGGCTCTTGCCTCGTCTGGCGTGGCGCAGGTGGCGGGGCTTCTGCTGGGCCTCATGGTGAGGAGGGGCGACCTGGCGGTGGTGGAGGAGCCCGAGATCAACCTGCACGCCAATAGGCAGGTCCAGGTGGCCGAGCTTCTGGCCCGGGAGGCGCGGCGGAGGCCTCTCTTCGTGACAACCCACTCGGACCTAGTGGTGATGAAGCTGGCCCACCTCTACGCGAAGGGGGAGGTGGAGAGCCTGAGGCTGTACTACCTACACGACGGCGAGCTGGAGGATCTACCCGTCGACAGAAGCGGGGGCGTGCCCGAGATAAAGTCCATCTCCTCCGTGATAGAGGAGCTGAGCGGAGAGGCCCTAGAGCTGTATGCCAAACTGCAACGCGGCGTGCGTTAG